The proteins below come from a single Spiroplasma endosymbiont of Atherix ibis genomic window:
- a CDS encoding lipoprotein, whose translation MKKLLNVFATVVVVASSTVSVVACGKKEDKEVSKPKDELIQVVRDF comes from the coding sequence ATGAAAAAATTGTTAAATGTATTTGCAACAGTGGTGGTTGTTGCTTCATCTACTGTTAGTGTGGTTGCATGTGGTAAAAAAGAGGATAAGGAAGTTTCTAAACCAAAAGATGAATTAATTCAGGTTGTTCGAGATTTTTAA
- a CDS encoding type I phosphomannose isomerase catalytic subunit gives MTNEKDNKIMNKIIKLSPFFSERIWGGERLKEFGFDISNNKIGEAWLISTLENGMSYLKKQNISFKDFFEANREKFGLTNNEEFPLLTKIITANDYLSVQVHPNDEYAKVHHNSLGKPESWYILDCPENAKLIYGHNAKTVEEFEECVSKGSWKKLLKEVEIKKGDFLYVEPGKIHAITPGVIVYELQKSSDITYRLYDYDRVDDKGNPRELHIKESLANVSIPDTQDIIIRISNNLKFNCEFFSIEKIKSNSNQKTIWTNSKNIKWFQITIIEGNCIINNIDFKIGESAVCIDNLDQLEILGDAEILIAWL, from the coding sequence ATGACTAATGAAAAGGATAATAAAATAATGAATAAAATAATTAAATTATCTCCATTTTTCTCAGAAAGAATTTGAGGAGGAGAAAGACTAAAAGAATTTGGATTTGATATTTCAAATAATAAAATAGGTGAAGCATGACTTATTTCTACACTTGAAAATGGAATGTCATACTTAAAAAAACAAAATATATCTTTTAAAGATTTTTTTGAAGCTAATAGAGAAAAATTTGGACTTACTAATAATGAAGAGTTTCCATTATTGACAAAAATAATTACTGCCAATGATTATCTTTCAGTTCAAGTTCATCCAAATGATGAATATGCAAAAGTCCATCATAATTCACTTGGAAAACCTGAAAGTTGATATATTTTAGATTGTCCTGAAAATGCTAAGTTAATTTATGGACATAATGCAAAAACTGTAGAAGAATTTGAAGAGTGTGTTTCAAAAGGAAGTTGAAAAAAGCTTCTTAAAGAAGTTGAAATTAAAAAAGGAGACTTTCTTTATGTTGAACCTGGAAAAATTCATGCTATTACTCCAGGAGTAATAGTTTATGAATTGCAAAAATCAAGTGACATTACTTACAGACTTTATGATTATGATAGAGTAGATGATAAAGGAAATCCAAGAGAATTACATATAAAAGAAAGCCTTGCTAATGTTTCAATTCCAGACACACAAGATATTATTATTAGAATTTCTAATAATTTAAAATTTAATTGTGAATTTTTTTCAATTGAAAAAATAAAATCTAATAGTAATCAAAAAACTATTTGAACTAATTCAAAAAACATTAAGTGATTTCAAATAACAATAATAGAAGGAAATTGTATTATTAATAATATTGATTTCAAAATAGGAGAATCAGCAGTTTGTATAGATAACTTAGATCAATTAGAAATATTGGGAGATGCTGAAATTTTAATTGCTTGATTATAA
- a CDS encoding ABC transporter ATP-binding protein, with product MQTLIDIKNISKSFGKKVIFKNFDLKIEEGQRIALMGANGCGKTTLVEMIAQFSKTDSGEIKINLENNIKQEIGIQLQEGNWPTGITAQNMLDFYKSVYPKFTKEWEEKLKKVFEIDEFIKRPLKKLSGGQRQRFNAMISIMNNPKIIILDELTTGLDMELQFKIIDFFKKNTKEFKQTLLLVSHHPEEVEEMCDRLIIIKDSKIWYDDSVENTIKKHKSVRELMNKFFKGENK from the coding sequence ATGCAAACATTAATTGATATTAAAAATATATCAAAAAGTTTTGGGAAAAAAGTTATATTTAAAAATTTTGATCTTAAAATAGAAGAAGGACAAAGGATTGCATTAATGGGAGCTAATGGATGTGGCAAAACAACATTAGTTGAAATGATTGCTCAATTTAGTAAAACTGATTCAGGAGAAATTAAAATAAACTTAGAAAATAATATTAAGCAAGAAATAGGAATTCAATTACAAGAAGGCAATTGACCTACAGGAATTACAGCACAAAATATGCTAGATTTTTATAAGTCTGTATATCCAAAATTTACAAAAGAATGAGAAGAAAAACTTAAAAAAGTTTTTGAAATTGATGAATTTATAAAAAGACCACTTAAAAAATTGAGTGGAGGACAAAGACAAAGATTTAATGCTATGATATCAATTATGAATAATCCAAAAATAATAATTCTTGATGAATTAACAACAGGATTAGATATGGAATTGCAATTTAAAATTATTGATTTTTTTAAAAAAAATACAAAAGAGTTTAAACAAACTTTATTACTAGTTTCACATCATCCTGAAGAAGTTGAAGAAATGTGTGATAGGCTAATTATTATTAAAGATAGCAAAATATGATATGATGATTCAGTTGAAAATACAATTAAAAAACATAAATCAGTAAGAGAATTAATGAATAAATTTTTTAAAGGAGAAAATAAATAA
- the parC gene encoding DNA topoisomerase IV subunit A, with translation MAVKDEKGIINFALEELMGDRFGRYAKYIIQERALPDVRDGLKPVQRRILFTMNEINLTHDKAYKKSARVVGDVIGKYHPHGDTSVYDALVRMSQHWKLNIPLVDMHGNNGSIDGDSAAAMRYTETRLAKISSTILADLQKNTVLFAPNYDDSEKEPTVLPGYFPNILVNGATGIAAGYATNMPPHNIIEVIDAVIATIKNPKIKLSDILKIIKGPDFPTGGIVMGQEGIESAFETGKGRVILQSKMHREEDNIIIDEIPYEIVKQDLVRKIGDVVDANTQIEAREVRDETDRTGLRIVIELSPKADYEVTRKFLLKNTPLQISYNYNNVVIVDKQPKQLGIIPIINAYIKHYKEVFTRKTQYDLDKAEKRLEIIDGLIKAISILDEVIKIIRNSSNRSDAIANLIQKYEFTETQSIAIVDLRLYRLTSTDIVKLQEEKKELGQLISEFKSILGDIKILDLKIIEELTKTKNEFKVSRRSEVVSEIENIDVEIKKTIVQKDYTIWISQDGYLKAIEDSQLGKNSMEDFKRKPNDIWISQVPASSLDFILLVSSAGTYYSIPVYKIIPSKWKETGMHINKVATISGNEKILAAFVVKEFKNAKQEILLATKKGMIKRTPIEDLETKLFSKPFRIIKLQNEDELVSASLVTSKTKTVTMLTRSGFAVRYDIAEIPSAGPNAKGVKSIVVKDEDIVAGKAFTIGDILIITNKGNVKKIKQDLVPIMSRPKRGVRLYPWNKKRDEFATFLYNVQSKDILNILDEEDNLTQLNIKNFKFAELEDVPEDLDMSEIITSTLEKSFIIKNGDIPPSPRSADEENIKIVEPKKNTIKPEKVKETKKVEIKLVNNSKQEKETSNIEDEDTSELKIDIDDLV, from the coding sequence ATGGCAGTTAAAGATGAAAAGGGAATTATTAATTTTGCACTTGAGGAACTGATGGGTGATCGTTTTGGAAGATATGCTAAATATATTATCCAAGAAAGAGCTTTACCTGATGTTAGAGATGGTTTAAAACCAGTACAAAGACGTATTTTATTTACAATGAATGAAATTAATTTAACTCATGACAAAGCATATAAAAAATCAGCTCGTGTGGTTGGGGATGTAATTGGTAAATATCACCCTCATGGAGATACTTCTGTTTATGATGCTCTTGTTCGTATGAGTCAACATTGAAAGTTAAATATTCCCTTAGTCGATATGCATGGTAATAATGGATCAATTGATGGAGATAGTGCAGCTGCAATGCGTTATACTGAAACAAGACTTGCAAAAATATCAAGTACTATCTTAGCTGATCTACAAAAAAATACTGTTTTATTTGCTCCAAACTATGATGATTCAGAAAAAGAACCAACTGTTTTACCTGGATATTTTCCAAATATTTTAGTTAATGGAGCAACTGGTATTGCTGCAGGATATGCAACAAATATGCCTCCACACAATATTATTGAAGTAATTGATGCAGTTATTGCAACAATTAAAAATCCAAAAATTAAATTGTCAGATATTTTAAAAATTATTAAAGGTCCAGATTTTCCAACTGGTGGAATAGTAATGGGTCAAGAAGGAATTGAATCTGCATTTGAAACAGGAAAAGGAAGAGTTATTCTTCAATCAAAAATGCACAGAGAAGAAGACAATATTATTATTGACGAAATTCCTTATGAGATTGTTAAACAAGATCTTGTTAGAAAAATAGGAGATGTTGTTGATGCAAATACACAAATTGAAGCAAGAGAAGTTAGAGATGAAACAGATAGAACTGGATTAAGAATTGTAATTGAATTATCTCCAAAAGCTGATTATGAAGTTACAAGAAAATTTTTATTAAAAAATACACCATTACAAATTTCATATAACTATAATAATGTTGTTATTGTTGATAAACAACCAAAGCAATTAGGTATAATTCCAATAATTAATGCTTATATAAAACACTATAAGGAAGTTTTTACAAGAAAAACTCAATATGATTTAGACAAAGCAGAAAAAAGATTAGAAATAATTGATGGTTTAATTAAAGCAATTTCTATTTTAGATGAAGTAATAAAAATTATTAGAAATTCATCAAATAGAAGTGATGCTATTGCTAATTTAATTCAAAAATATGAGTTCACAGAAACACAATCTATTGCTATTGTTGATTTAAGACTTTATAGATTAACTTCAACTGATATTGTTAAATTACAAGAAGAGAAAAAAGAACTTGGGCAATTAATTTCTGAATTTAAATCAATATTAGGAGATATTAAAATTCTTGATTTAAAAATTATTGAAGAATTAACAAAAACAAAAAATGAATTTAAAGTTTCTAGAAGAAGTGAAGTTGTAAGCGAAATTGAAAATATTGATGTAGAAATTAAAAAAACTATTGTGCAAAAAGATTATACAATTTGAATTTCACAAGATGGTTATTTAAAAGCAATTGAAGATTCTCAACTTGGAAAAAACTCAATGGAAGACTTTAAACGTAAACCAAATGATATTTGAATTTCACAAGTACCTGCTTCAAGTTTAGATTTTATTTTGTTAGTATCAAGTGCAGGAACATATTATTCTATTCCTGTTTATAAAATTATTCCAAGTAAATGAAAAGAAACAGGAATGCATATAAATAAAGTTGCAACAATTTCAGGAAATGAAAAAATTCTTGCAGCATTTGTGGTAAAAGAATTTAAAAATGCTAAGCAAGAAATATTATTAGCAACTAAAAAAGGTATGATTAAACGTACTCCAATTGAAGATTTGGAAACAAAGTTATTTTCTAAACCATTTAGAATTATTAAATTACAAAATGAAGATGAACTTGTATCTGCTTCATTAGTAACATCAAAAACAAAAACAGTAACAATGCTTACAAGAAGTGGTTTTGCTGTTAGATATGATATTGCAGAAATTCCTTCTGCAGGTCCAAATGCAAAAGGTGTTAAATCAATAGTTGTTAAAGATGAAGATATTGTTGCAGGTAAAGCATTTACAATTGGAGATATTTTAATAATTACAAATAAAGGTAATGTTAAAAAAATTAAACAAGATCTTGTTCCAATTATGTCAAGACCAAAGCGTGGTGTTAGATTATATCCATGAAATAAAAAACGTGATGAATTTGCAACATTCTTATATAATGTTCAATCAAAAGATATTTTAAATATTTTAGATGAAGAAGATAACTTAACACAGTTAAATATTAAGAACTTTAAATTTGCAGAATTAGAAGATGTACCAGAAGATTTAGATATGTCAGAAATAATAACAAGTACTTTAGAAAAATCATTTATTATCAAAAATGGAGATATACCACCATCACCAAGAAGTGCTGATGAAGAAAATATAAAAATTGTTGAACCTAAGAAAAACACTATAAAGCCTGAAAAAGTAAAAGAAACTAAAAAAGTGGAAATAAAATTAGTTAACAATTCAAAACAGGAAAAAGAAACTTCAAATATTGAAGATGAAGATACAAGTGAACTTAAAATAGATATAGATGATTTAGTTTAA
- a CDS encoding fructose-specific PTS transporter subunit EIIC — MENIYKEELIFLNIDLNSKDEVLKYICNKAKEFEYVSDSQSLLKSFYKREEEGTTGFEDGFAIPHAKVKGIDKAFIICVRTINGIEWDSLDGKPTQVMIALIIPENASVEHLEILSATAKKLMSEQLRNKLKTVETSKDFAKALKVEVKKNIYSNDNSLSNKYKGKNVVAITACVVGVAHTYMAEDKLLDELTKVGVNIRVETQGSKGIGTPLTSKEIENADVVIIAADTKVNLDRFNGKLVYSTHVARAIKEPLKVLEDALTKGTVQSGVEFKNDGGINKTKQGVLQHILAGISYMIPVIIMGGICLAFSIGLAKAIWGPEAGTAGPLDPTGKPQYPWNPLAVMDKIGGAAFTLMIPILAGFIANSIAGRAAIAPAMLGAFIGNNTSYFMPLPGMPEIQTPTGFVGAILAGLLVGYYVKWVNTWKVHKSLKAAMPIFFIPLTAGIGISVLFIYVIGGPIGYVMQKLSNVIKGGYENPNFGIGLGIALGILIGAMASFDMGGPINKIAFVTCTMLIDSGIYYPMGTMAAAIPVAPLGMGLSTILFKRFFSKEERGLGFAAMIMGTIGISEGAIPFAIRDPKRAIIANIVGGVVAGAIAGAFKIQDLAGHGGPIVAILGAVPYGWQTAVFFLAVAAGVVTTTSLYGLMLISSKGTIGSLKETHANNIEKIINDKNSLKAEINDQIRTLKGSIKLAKSEEEKNNILAKIDNLKNQKAEISKEAKDKIIKAKEVFSQIRESEKLYVSQNKEQTRNFIKTEKELKANTLKNNSLLKTKELENLDKYDKKNYLQNYSKTVDQIKQDYEQSILNYQIKLREKFTSEYSKKAK; from the coding sequence ATGGAAAATATTTACAAAGAAGAGCTGATTTTTTTAAATATAGATTTAAATTCAAAAGATGAAGTTCTAAAATATATTTGTAATAAGGCTAAAGAATTTGAATATGTATCAGATTCACAATCCTTATTAAAATCTTTCTATAAAAGAGAAGAAGAAGGAACGACAGGATTTGAAGATGGTTTTGCAATACCTCATGCAAAAGTAAAAGGTATTGATAAAGCTTTTATAATTTGTGTTAGAACTATTAATGGAATTGAATGAGATTCACTTGATGGCAAACCAACACAAGTGATGATTGCTTTAATTATTCCAGAAAATGCTTCAGTTGAGCATTTAGAAATTCTAAGTGCTACAGCAAAAAAACTAATGAGTGAACAGTTAAGAAATAAATTAAAAACTGTTGAGACTTCAAAAGATTTTGCAAAAGCTTTAAAAGTTGAAGTTAAAAAAAATATATATTCAAATGATAATTCCTTATCTAATAAATATAAAGGTAAAAATGTTGTTGCAATTACAGCTTGTGTAGTTGGAGTTGCTCATACCTATATGGCAGAAGACAAGCTTCTTGATGAGTTAACAAAAGTTGGAGTTAACATTAGAGTTGAAACTCAAGGAAGTAAAGGAATAGGTACACCATTAACAAGCAAAGAAATTGAAAATGCAGATGTTGTAATTATTGCAGCAGATACAAAAGTAAATTTAGATAGATTTAATGGAAAATTAGTTTATTCTACTCATGTTGCAAGAGCTATTAAAGAACCTTTAAAGGTTTTAGAAGATGCTCTTACAAAAGGTACAGTTCAATCTGGAGTAGAATTTAAAAATGATGGAGGAATCAATAAAACTAAACAAGGTGTTTTACAACATATACTTGCAGGTATTTCTTATATGATTCCTGTAATTATTATGGGAGGGATTTGTCTTGCATTTTCAATTGGACTTGCAAAAGCAATTTGAGGTCCAGAAGCAGGAACAGCAGGACCATTAGATCCAACTGGAAAACCTCAATATCCTTGAAATCCATTAGCAGTAATGGACAAAATTGGTGGAGCTGCATTTACTTTAATGATTCCTATCTTAGCTGGATTTATTGCTAACTCTATTGCAGGGCGAGCTGCAATAGCACCAGCTATGTTAGGAGCTTTTATTGGAAATAATACAAGTTACTTTATGCCATTACCTGGAATGCCAGAAATTCAAACTCCAACAGGGTTTGTAGGAGCTATTTTAGCAGGTTTATTAGTTGGCTATTATGTTAAATGAGTAAATACTTGAAAAGTACATAAATCATTAAAAGCAGCAATGCCAATTTTCTTTATTCCTTTAACAGCAGGAATAGGAATTTCTGTATTATTTATATATGTAATTGGAGGACCAATTGGATATGTAATGCAAAAATTAAGTAATGTTATTAAAGGTGGATATGAAAATCCTAACTTTGGTATTGGATTAGGTATTGCTTTAGGAATCTTAATTGGAGCAATGGCATCATTTGATATGGGTGGACCAATTAATAAAATTGCTTTTGTAACTTGTACAATGTTAATTGATTCAGGCATTTATTATCCTATGGGAACAATGGCAGCAGCTATTCCTGTTGCACCATTAGGTATGGGATTAAGTACAATTCTGTTTAAACGCTTTTTTAGTAAAGAAGAGAGAGGTTTAGGATTTGCTGCAATGATTATGGGAACTATTGGTATATCAGAGGGAGCTATTCCATTTGCAATTCGTGATCCAAAAAGAGCTATAATAGCAAATATAGTTGGGGGAGTTGTAGCTGGTGCCATTGCAGGAGCATTTAAAATTCAAGATTTAGCAGGACATGGTGGACCAATTGTTGCTATATTAGGAGCAGTTCCTTATGGATGACAAACAGCTGTATTCTTTTTAGCAGTAGCAGCAGGAGTTGTTACCACAACTTCACTTTATGGATTAATGTTAATTTCAAGTAAAGGTACAATAGGTTCATTAAAAGAAACTCATGCTAATAATATTGAAAAAATTATTAATGATAAAAATTCTTTAAAAGCAGAGATAAATGATCAAATTAGAACTTTAAAAGGTTCAATTAAATTAGCAAAAAGTGAAGAAGAAAAAAACAATATTTTAGCTAAAATTGATAACTTAAAAAATCAAAAAGCAGAAATATCAAAAGAAGCTAAAGATAAAATTATTAAAGCTAAAGAAGTATTTAGTCAAATAAGAGAATCAGAAAAATTATATGTTAGTCAAAATAAAGAACAAACTAGAAATTTTATTAAAACTGAAAAAGAGTTAAAAGCTAATACTTTAAAAAATAATTCACTTTTAAAAACAAAAGAATTAGAAAATCTTGATAAATATGATAAAAAAAATTATTTGCAAAATTATTCAAAAACAGTTGATCAAATTAAACAAGATTATGAACAATCAATTTTAAATTATCAAATTAAGTTAAGAGAAAAATTTACAAGTGAATATAGTAAAAAAGCAAAATAA
- a CDS encoding lipoprotein, with protein MKKLLSLLAIVGFVASSAVSVVACVAKSDNKPEESKKNITQVVRNFEQDVAKIWSEHYEKEVASNLITVEDVKNDYKFLNKENIQKFSKSENKLTVEHKKQLTSDAERLFQNKLLKHKLNELKKVNEYKIILDEVDSVFEHIELLFNDIFEINLGEVVEGSYIGNVVVDYNIVTNYKGLNDVEKFKQFGALKYTSTES; from the coding sequence ATGAAAAAGTTATTAAGTCTATTGGCAATAGTAGGGTTTGTTGCTTCATCAGCTGTTAGTGTGGTTGCGTGTGTTGCAAAATCTGACAATAAACCAGAAGAATCTAAAAAAAATATTACTCAGGTTGTTCGAAATTTTGAACAGGATGTGGCAAAAATATGATCGGAGCATTATGAAAAAGAGGTTGCAAGTAATTTGATTACTGTAGAAGATGTAAAAAATGATTATAAATTTTTGAATAAAGAAAATATTCAGAAATTCTCAAAATCAGAGAATAAATTAACAGTTGAACACAAAAAACAGTTGACTAGTGATGCTGAGAGATTATTTCAAAATAAGTTGTTAAAACATAAATTAAATGAGTTAAAAAAAGTTAATGAATATAAAATTATTTTAGATGAGGTGGATTCTGTTTTTGAACATATTGAGTTGCTTTTTAATGATATTTTTGAAATTAATTTAGGAGAAGTGGTTGAGGGAAGTTATATAGGTAATGTGGTAGTGGATTATAATATTGTTACTAACTATAAAGGGCTTAATGATGTTGAGAAGTTTAAACAATTTGGAGCATTGAAGTATACTTCAACAGAAAGTTAG
- a CDS encoding ABC transporter permease, which yields MNKVKKHSKFEVKKQISIFKNLSLLLYKSFIKEPKSIIFMIFVPIFFNIMFFFIMGAKIQGEKYGVLFGYTLLPCLTCLTLLAPAVVEWKNSVFLKRIDITGIRKSMFIAALWFVYLIAGIVAFFLMMIFNLIFSQIHKLVSSSDLLSFAQLLGQINWGYMLLSMILITLTSIALATFFGGLFSSVGSMQGMIMMIYFFSIFLSGIMLPPEAFETSKGMIIFTYFIPHKYGVFLFLYATRGWSDKGWDSGFNKHYSNPMETTSENFIGQDFTSTWQPILGAILILIAIFALTSFTFKWSAKK from the coding sequence ATGAACAAAGTTAAAAAACATAGTAAATTTGAAGTTAAAAAACAAATTAGTATTTTTAAAAACTTGTCATTATTACTTTATAAATCTTTTATAAAAGAACCTAAATCAATAATTTTTATGATTTTTGTACCAATATTTTTTAATATAATGTTTTTCTTTATTATGGGAGCGAAAATTCAAGGTGAAAAATATGGAGTTTTATTTGGATATACATTATTACCTTGTTTAACATGTTTAACTTTACTTGCACCTGCTGTTGTTGAGTGAAAAAACTCTGTTTTTCTAAAAAGAATTGATATCACAGGAATTAGAAAATCAATGTTTATAGCAGCACTTTGATTTGTATATTTAATTGCAGGAATTGTTGCTTTCTTTTTAATGATGATATTTAATTTAATTTTTTCACAAATACATAAATTAGTGTCGTCAAGTGATCTGTTAAGTTTTGCTCAACTTTTGGGTCAAATCAATTGAGGATATATGTTACTATCTATGATTTTAATTACTTTGACTTCTATTGCACTTGCAACATTTTTTGGAGGACTATTTAGTTCAGTTGGTTCAATGCAAGGAATGATAATGATGATATATTTCTTTAGTATATTCTTATCAGGAATAATGCTTCCACCAGAAGCATTTGAAACAAGTAAAGGAATGATTATTTTTACATATTTTATACCACATAAATATGGAGTATTTTTATTTTTATATGCAACAAGAGGTTGAAGTGATAAGGGTTGAGATAGTGGATTTAATAAGCATTATTCAAATCCTATGGAAACTACTTCAGAAAACTTCATTGGACAAGACTTCACTTCTACATGACAGCCAATTCTTGGAGCAATCTTAATACTTATTGCAATATTTGCACTTACATCATTTACTTTTAAATGATCAGCTAAAAAATAA
- a CDS encoding DDE-type integrase/transposase/recombinase produces MSLQGQNQKEIIQELLINTKYNRTIICKILNINRTSTYKENKTLMNFLNDTRIMNLVISEIEKNNFLSAYSAKRWSLYFKLNYIDPFRINHKKLERIFKKFNHIAYYIKKQTKHEIKKYKETIRKNYLKEAKEMGFENIWTSDINQFSVKTKKGYICTVQDNLTGEIIGKSKRIDNQKTDFVLETVKMAYKNKKYLGPILLHSDNGNQYTSKNYINLCNDLQIIRSY; encoded by the coding sequence ATGAGCCTCCAAGGGCAAAACCAAAAAGAAATAATTCAGGAATTATTAATAAATACGAAATATAATCGAACAATAATTTGCAAAATTTTAAATATCAATAGAACATCAACATATAAAGAAAATAAAACTTTAATGAATTTCCTCAATGATACAAGAATTATGAATTTAGTGATTTCAGAAATTGAAAAAAATAATTTTCTTAGTGCTTATAGTGCTAAAAGATGATCTTTATATTTTAAATTGAATTATATTGACCCTTTTAGGATAAATCACAAAAAATTAGAACGTATATTTAAAAAATTTAATCATATTGCATATTATATTAAGAAACAAACTAAACATGAAATTAAAAAATATAAAGAAACTATTAGAAAAAATTATCTTAAAGAAGCAAAAGAAATGGGATTTGAAAACATTTGAACTAGTGACATAAATCAATTTTCAGTTAAAACAAAAAAAGGTTATATTTGCACAGTTCAAGATAATTTAACTGGAGAAATAATAGGAAAATCTAAAAGAATAGATAATCAAAAGACAGATTTTGTGCTTGAAACTGTAAAAATGGCATATAAAAATAAAAAATATTTAGGTCCAATATTATTACATTCAGATAATGGAAATCAATATACTTCTAAAAACTACATAAATTTATGTAATGATTTGCAAATCATTAGAAGTTATTAA